Proteins encoded within one genomic window of Haematobia irritans isolate KBUSLIRL chromosome 5, ASM5000362v1, whole genome shotgun sequence:
- the LOC142238835 gene encoding thioredoxin-2-like, translated as MISSNPLKSTKSEDTTIKSRSFTFPLGKNLFSIEHKDDFNNIIKEAGDRIIMFEFFAPWCGPCKILTTTLTDMAQEYQGKLLIVKIDVDEFEDLAVENNVTAMPTFLIMQNKKILHQFSSSNAENLQETVEKYAGKPEGGVKGNVEKN; from the coding sequence atgaTTTCTTCAAATCCTCTGAAATCCACCAAAAGTGAGGATACTACAATAAAGTCAAGATCTTTTACCTTCCCCttgggtaaaaatttattttcgattGAACATAAAGATGATTTCAATAATATTATCAAGGAAGCTGGTGATCGTATAATTATGTTTGAGTTTTTTGCCCCTTGGTGTGGTCCCTGTAAAATTCTTACCACTACGTTGACGGACATGGCCCAGGAGTATCAAGGCAAACTTCTAATTGTGAAAATCGATGTTGATGAATTTGAAGATTTGGCTGTGGAAAATAATGTCACTGCgatgccaacatttttgataatgcaaaataagaaaattctcCATCAATTTTCCAGTAGTAATGCTGAAAATCTACAAGAAACTGTGGAAAAATATGCTGGAAAACCCGAGGGTGGAGTGAAGGGAAATGTGGAGAAAAATTAA